A genomic window from Brassica oleracea var. oleracea cultivar TO1000 chromosome C8, BOL, whole genome shotgun sequence includes:
- the LOC106310878 gene encoding uncharacterized protein LOC106310878, with protein MVDDHDHDHNNDRVVWDCGSPLYDSYELVSLTHIIERHFMYLPSLSGARKVCSSRTPSDLSDKAHRAASTVVDLCCSSDSTTGKLLGGVFGMKWWKNKKNADVVEEEHIKKKTKKVFHRVLSRLRIPTTRSGSLKM; from the coding sequence ATGGTTGATGATCATGATCATGATCATAATAATGATCGTGTAGTGTGGGATTGTGGAAGCCCACTCTATGACTCATACGAGCTCGTATCTCTCACTCACATCATCGAACGCCACTTCATGTATCTCCCCTCTCTCTCCGGCGCCAGAAAAGTTTGTTCTTCTCGTACACCGTCAGATTTGAGCGATAAGGCTCATCGCGCAGCCAGCACGGTCGTGGATCTATGCTGTTCCTCTGATTCAACGACGGGTAAATTATTGGGTGGTGTTTTTGGGATGAAATGGTGGAAGAACAAGAAAAACGCAGATGTCGTGGAGGAGGAACACATTAAGAAGAAGACCAAGAAGGTGTTTCATCGAGTTCTATCTAGGTTAAGGATCCCTACAACAAGATCCGGTTCTCTGAAGATGTGA